A segment of the Mercurialis annua linkage group LG4, ddMerAnnu1.2, whole genome shotgun sequence genome:
gagATTTGAACATAAAACGAGaaggtagggaggtgattttgaaccAAAAATGGCGAAAATCACCTTCCTCTTGTTGCGGCTAGGGTTTCTGAAAAGAAATAGAGAGTTTAGAAAGACTAGAGAGTGCATGTGCAAATTTAgattagagcaaattactctaaaccTCCACATCTATCATAATTCATACTTTCGTCTCTTATGTTCGAAAACCAAATGATATGATACTCCGCTTTTATTTCCATCAATAATTTAGTCTCCGTCTATTTTTAGCATTAGTcaactaacactaaaaatgaaTTGAGAGATTAAACTATTAATGGAAACAAAAGTGAAGCACTATATAGCTTGAATTTCAAACAAAAAGGAATATAAGTGTGAAATATTACGTATGTAGGTGCATTAGATTAATTTTCCCTTAATatagtaaattattttgaaacctcccacatatatcataatttttcagTAGGTCCTTTAGTTcagttgactaacactaaaaattacTGAAAGACTAAATTATTagcaaaaataaaagtaaaaaaatcaaattgtttgatttttaaataaaaaataaaaaagagaattaTGATATTTGTGTGGGCCTCATAATAATTCACTCTTTAGATTTATATAGTTAATTAAAACTTTTATCCAAATAACCAACATTCAGGTTTGATATCATTTATACtgatttattttctttgttcTTAAAATACGGTACACAAAgataattatttcttttatacaACTACTATAAATACGCATATGATTCGACTTTAAGGTAAAAAGATtcatcattcttcttctttttctttttcagattgcaattttttttattaattgtttttaattaactatGACATTTTCTACCattaattatgtataaatattatctttaaGAAATGTAATACTATTTTTCATGtacatataataattttgtaattttatagaattaaattctgttatttctgcatttttactTTGTTTGATTGTATTTCTGTATTCTTTTATCCTGCtacacgatttgttgatgatggttgattgctggattattataatattacagtattgttgattttatgttgactttatgttgatattgtatTGATAATTAGTtgatattttcttgatttttacaTTTAGAAATAAGATAacattgtctgtgaaataaactaaaaagggtaaaaatcCAACTGaaactagataatgatatgttagcattgggaagaagacaaataatgattttgaattattataatattacaatgttgatattgtgtcgattttcggttgatattttgttgattttagcattggtgaaaAAGATAATAAcaatgttgaattattgtaatgtgttaatgttgattttatgttgatatttaacTGATTTTAACATTAACAACAAAGCTcacattatatgtgaaataaaataaaaaaaataaaaaaaaataatgttgaaacaaataaaaattagtgtaagaaaagattgaaaattttaaattagttagtttattatATATTGTTGATTTTTTCTGACGAAAAATGttaacagtaaaaaaaagtcaaaatccaaaaaacaatcaaaaaaataaaataaaaataataattttaaatatgtgaTATATATTAAGTGTATaaatataatggtgaaaaaaatgatgaaagaaaatattgaaaaatgagagttaatataaaaaatataaaatttcaaaaaaacactataacaaaaattaatgcgaaatataaattttttaaaaaaataataaaataatatatattaaaaaaacagtattttatataaaaaaaaccttCAATGATAAATAGTATGCCCGAATTGGATTAAGGCCATGTCCATATCCAACTTAAACTATTCAATAGAGTCAAACTCTGCTGGATTCGGTTTGAGCCCGTTGAAATCATGTCCATGAACATACATATGAGGGGGTggatatatattattttgatcaaAATAATAATCTACTAAGCCGAATTGATTTAGTTACAtggaaataatttatttaaattttcaattacttTTGGTCTTCTTATAGGATAGTATATATAATATGTTAtacataaatcaataatttttgaATGTTCCCGTGATACAATGTCGCtcagatttttttaataattgaaaaggaAACCTATAGAAATAATCAAATGCACGACTTAATATATTTCTGCTAgcgtttatattatttattctatAGTTCATTGGTTCCGGTCAAATTATTTGAAGGTCATGTTTTGATTCatgaaaacataatttttttatcaattttttttcctgATTCATACATGCCTCTCACCCCAAAGGTCATATAGTTCACTGCAATTGataagattaatttttatttttaaagtatgaAGACAtgattttttaagtttataataGAATAGTATAccatttagtaaaaaaaaataaacaaaataacattaactacattttaaattttgtatatattgaGAATATTACACGTACGGTTCCGTAAGAAGAACGGTGAATCTGCCTACCCTTGTTGTACCTCACTTTTGTGGAGGTTTAGCATTAAATCAGAATAAACGGTTAATGAATTagttatttttctaaatagaaaATTTGACTCCACTGTTACGAATGAGCTAATGTAGTTTAacgtaattattttttatttgaaaaaagagcgttaatacttattattttaaaaaaaaaatagatcttTGTACTTGAACATTAGCCTCTATAAGGGCTAttgaattaataattatttttttaatgtcaatctcaaatattgaaattaaagtatttatttcTGTTACAAAAACCAGAAAAACTAGAGAGAACGCCTTATTTTTCAGTGTCATACTTTTACTCATTACGATCATAAGTTTCAAGTCACAGCTTACTAGCAAGCTATTTGTGCCTTTGAGTTCTGAGCTCATCTTTTATGGGATAATTTTCAGCCCGAAAAATCATCTTATTCCCACAAAATTTTTAACTTCTAAAGTATATTGCAAAAAAATATCTTGCTGCCGATTTTACACTTTTCCTATAGCATATCAATAATTTGAACGCCTATAATAAAACAAGTtcgattttcttttttataattggagagTGGAAAACGCTTGACTATAATTGATTAATAGTTAGTGTTTTTTTgtgttctcaatttttttaacaattaattaacGATGTATTTCGACGATTATCTTAATATATTCtacttttgacaaaaaaaaagaaattacaaatacataataaatatttatatgagTGACGATGTCTGTGCTATTCATCGtatctataaataattttaatacaaaatatcaTTGAATacttttttgatataaaaaattactgttgtaaattaagacaaaaagagtgtgataaaaataaaatgaaactcaAAGGACCATGAATGAATATTACCCTCTTGTATAAATGAAAGTATTGGTAACGAAAAGGTCAAATTGACCCTTTGAATTTGAAATGTTGACCGAATTTAAAACCGTCGTGGTTTTCGCGGTTAACCCGTGGCTACAGCCTTCACTGTTTGTATTAATTTAACTGCCAATTTGTATGACGTCATTGTACTTGCCTTTTGAGACACCACGTCATGACcctttattttactttaataaCAAATTTACCCCTTTCCGTAGTTTCTCAACTTTCTAATTAGGATTTATAACACGTTTTAATTTGGGTCtgattttataatcaaatttcttctaatttgaacatttttattttatagtagGATCAAAATATCTTAGTTTATGTCaccaaacaaaaatattttattttaataattggtCTTCCGTTCAAATAATGGACATGACACAATATTGAATTCACGACGGAGAGATTTATATACCTTTTCTATTTTCTTAATTGTCCATCTATCTAAAATcagatatataaaaaatgtagCCATATTAGTTAATAATTGTTGTATAAATTAAGTTACAAAGTCATTTAtttgaaagataaatttaaaagatcacgattaaatttatgattaaaaaattataaaaatacaaattaataactataaacaaatatattaaattaaatgaacaaatttaaaaaatcgaAGAAAATAGTTTGTATGATCCAATCAAGATTAatcaatatttacatattaattGAACACATTTATGGTTgtcaatatttacatattaattGAACATATTTATGGTTGAACTTAAAAAGTattgattattaattgaaaatatCACCAATAAATTATAGTTTAAAAGATATAAATGTCGAacaataaattgctaaattatgTGTTTAATTTATCTTACAAATATTTTTCCTCTTCTGTTATAATCTTTTTGAAAATATCTAAAATCGCAAACTAAAATTATACTAGTATTTAGTAATTTGATGTTTCAACCACCAATCCAATGATACAatgtgtgaaaagtgaaaacataaataattgTCAAAATGGACCTACAATGAGAATTTATATACATTGCACCTATCAAGTCAAGCTCTAGAGAATAAAGTATAAGAGGACTGActtattaaataaaatctaCCATTTAAAACGCACAACACGGACCACACACTCCCTGTACACTAACTTTTAATACAAATCCTCAATTATTgcacaaatccaaatctttcatatCATTAATTAACATAACTAAAGCCAAAAAGAAAAAGTACACTTAAACTATCCTATAAATCTTAATTTAAGCAgccaaattgaatatctctcacatcaaatctttttatattttcatttgtctatttaatcaaaattttacataataaaaaattcattaCGATCATAcaatcatttaaaaaagagCTAAAAATAGAAGATAAGAATTAGGAAAGTGCGATTTAACTCGCCtattataattcattttattataCCGCCAAATGTGAATCGTGACATACTATATTTGCTTAAATTTCCTTCCAAAAGTGTATGAGTTTGATCCGCTCATTTGTTACCACATCAGATGGTGCAATAAGTTAGATTAAATTAGTTGAATTAAATAGCattattctaataattaatattatttctaaattttaaaatgacaaataccATAAACTAACACataaatcaaaaaagaaaagggaGTATAAAAATTAATCCATAAACAAAAAAGTTCGACgctaaaatgattaaaatttataattgaatgaaaatttaagacaaaaatatACAACTAATTTATTGATAGGTCGTCACTGGAGTTAGGTTTGGAATGACAAAGATTTATCTAtccttaattaaaaaattgagataatttttaaagaaattttaaaagacaaTATCTGAAACATCATAGCCACTTGAAATGAACCACGTGTTGTTTTTGCAAATTGAATCAAGGCATATACGAGAGAGACAGAAAAGTTTAAGATTTAGTACCAAATCAAACGACACGTTGTTAaaataattcagttttaatactTTTATGAGAGAGACAGAAAAGTTCAAAGCTAGTGTGAACAAATAAGCATACAACTTATGCTTAGCTGTATGAACTGACGGCCGACAAGTGGCATCCGTGTGCCTAATCCAAATCCTTAATATATCCAAAACACTATATATCTTCTTCACTGCACTCCAAGGAAAACACGAACTCAACTCAGAACCCAATTTACAAGCAGACTACAtccaatcaaaatcaaaatccatTAACCCAAATCTTTCATCAATGCAATCTGATTCGAGCTCAGGATCACCAAGATCATGTTCTAATTCAGACGAAGATCACCTGTTTTTAGCAAGCGGTAATCCCAAGAAACGTGCCGGGAGAAGAGTATTTAAAGAAACCAGACATCCAGTTTATAGAGGTGTAAGAAGAAGAAACGGTAATAAATGGGTATGTGAGCTTCGTGAACTGAATAAGAAATCAAGAATATGGCTGGGTACTTATCCTACACCAGAAATGGCGGCGAGGGCACACGATGTAGCTGCATTAGCACTTAGAGGCAAATCCGCTTGTCTTAACTTTGCTGATTCTTCTTGGAGGTTACCGGTGCCGAAATTTACCGGTTCCGATGAGATTAGGCGGGTGGCTAGAGTCGCCGCCGAGTTGTTTCGACCCCAAGAATTTGGTGGTAATCTGAATGTTGATGGAGAAGAAAGCAATACTAGTGTGGACGACTATTTAAGAGGAAATAGCAATGAAACGGTGTCGTTTGTGGATGTAGAGGAGGTTTTTGAAATGCCGAGGTTACTTGCAGAAATGGCAGAAGGTCTTTTGTTATATCCTCCCAGTTTTGAGGGAGTTCATACAGATTGGACTCAGTTAGATAATGACTTTGATATGTCATTATGGAGTTATTAATCATTAGTGTTAGTTTGCAAGTTAGAAAATAGACATTTTAtagattttgtttttttcttatgTACTCGACGTATATGTACGTAATTCGATCTTATGCCATGTATAAATTACATGTGCTTAATAGGGAAATAATGATATTTTTTGGTTTATAATGAGATGTATTGAACGGATTCCAACTTTCAATTATATAACGACACATTTAAACTTTCTACATTTACATTAATTCTACTCGACCCGGGTAGGTTTTTTACGAGGGGGCAAAATTCTgactccaaattttaaacggctacATATATGAATACAGTTGAAACCCGCGAATCCAGTTAAACCAAAAGAGCACCTTACCAATTTACATACGTCTTAGGGTtgagaaataattatataataacacATCCTAGGAccataaatatttgatacaatTTAATACATATCAAACTATATccatataaatatttctaaaatataaGTTCGActacttcaaaaaaaaataggttcgatattttatttttttaaatttacaagTCTTGACAATTATATTTAAAccataaaaaaagataaacaaaatataattaataaaaataattatattcaattaatctataattttatgataaattagtttataattaaaaaagtatatagaatcttaataaattatctatctagatatataaatatttatatgttaTTAACTTATTATTAAAATAGCTTTGTTATTCTATAATATTtcactatatatatatggacTAATTGATCatacaactaaaataaaatatttaattatatattgtttCTAATAAttggacttttttttatttacttttataaatatttgtcaaGATTAGAATTAACATTTCAGACT
Coding sequences within it:
- the LOC130015434 gene encoding dehydration-responsive element-binding protein 1E-like, which translates into the protein MVASVCLIQILNISKTLYIFFTALQGKHELNSEPNLQADYIQSKSKSINPNLSSMQSDSSSGSPRSCSNSDEDHLFLASGNPKKRAGRRVFKETRHPVYRGVRRRNGNKWVCELRELNKKSRIWLGTYPTPEMAARAHDVAALALRGKSACLNFADSSWRLPVPKFTGSDEIRRVARVAAELFRPQEFGGNLNVDGEESNTSVDDYLRGNSNETVSFVDVEEVFEMPRLLAEMAEGLLLYPPSFEGVHTDWTQLDNDFDMSLWSY